A single region of the Rhipicephalus microplus isolate Deutch F79 chromosome 10, USDA_Rmic, whole genome shotgun sequence genome encodes:
- the LOC142774860 gene encoding excitatory amino acid transporter 1-like yields MNGVERKAGKRTGSEDNEDGGSLLRMSENSLNLCLLGAAAGGMTLGWHIRNHGVSARLLQLMDFPGELYMRMLECLVMPVVASSIVAGLGSVDIMLAGQIGLLAMIYFVLATGLASAIGIGVALVLGPQNEPCWQRQYIQVDGFLDLLRNLFPDNYIEACIRYTVPRGGYPGMAGESDNGGSDIP; encoded by the exons ATGAACGGG GTGGAGCGCAAGGCTGGCAAGCGGACCGGCTCCGAGGACAATGAAGACGGTGGAAGCCTTCTGCGCATGTCCGAGAACTCGCTCAACCTGTGCCTGCTGGGCGCGGCGGCCGGCGGCATGACGCTCGGATGGCACATCCGCAACCACGGCGTGTCGGCCCGGCTGCTGCAGCTGATGGACTTCCCGGGCGAGCTGTATATGCGCATGCTCGAGTGCCTCGTCATGCCCGTGGTCGCGTCCAGCATCGTGGCCGGTCTCGGCAGCGTCGACATCATGCTGGCCGGACAGATCGGGCTGCTCGCCATGATTTACTTCGTACTGGCCACCG GATTGGCGTCGGCAATCGGCATTGGCGTAGCGCTCGTGCTGGGCCCACAGAACGAGCCCTGCTGGCAGCGTCAGTACATCCAGGTTGACGGCTTCCTAGACTTGCTCAG GAACCTGTTCCCCGACAACTATATTGAGGCTTGCATCCGGTACACG GTACCCAGGGGGGGGTACCCGGGCATGGCAGGAGAGAgcgacaacggcggaagtgacatccCATGA